A single genomic interval of Spinacia oleracea cultivar Varoflay chromosome 6, BTI_SOV_V1, whole genome shotgun sequence harbors:
- the LOC130464230 gene encoding uncharacterized protein, producing the protein MTSAPDDIYDNTTIPLAASVWHSDFDQETYITASDIGEFLRGACLNISAIQVYILCLLHDHAKSFEMSRISFICPEIMSSTRIKADPGAPTMYLKNIFQAEIEKEKMGNPNLTNWFLIPYNQENHWNLYVMDLRRGYVYIFDSARDPRRTDYAWGILSLAYQVYKCNGGHCPNKTSFKSCKPIHIECAQQIGGTECGYYVMKFMLEIVTLQHDYEGRLDEVYTPRTAPYASEEIDVVREQWAKFFTTKYLLLT; encoded by the exons ATGACTTCGGCGCCTGATGATATATATGATAATACTACCATCCCATTGGCGGCCTCAGTTTGGCACTCGGATTTTGATCAAGAAACATACATAACTGCGTCTGATATAGGAGAGTTCCTTCGCGGGGCGTGCTTAAACATTTCAGCGATCCAAGTCTACATAtt gtgtttattgcacgatcatgccaaatcatttgaaatgtctcggatttcgttcatttgtcccgagattatgtcaagcactagaatcaaggccgaccctggagcgccaacaatgtatttgaaaaacattttccaagctgaaattgaaaaggagaagatgggtaatcctaacctaactaattggtttttaatcccatataatcaaga aaatcattggaatttatacgtgatggacctacgtagaggttatgtatatattttcgattctgctagagatccacgtcgaacagattatgcatggggaatcttgagttt ggcataccaagtgtacaagtgcaatggtgggcattgtccgaataaaacgagttttaagtcgtgtaaacccattcatatagag tgtgctcaacaaatcggcggaactgagtgtggctattacgttatgaagttcatgttagagatagtcacgttacaacatgactatgaaggccggctagatgag gtctatactccgaggactgcgccttatgctagtgaggaaattgatgtggttcgtgagcaatgggcgaagttttttaccaccaagtatttattattgacctga